The window tgtaaaattgtatattttgttGATCCACTCTGGACTTCAGATGAAACTTCCCTCTCTTTGTACTAAAGAAACCTGCATTTTTCTGTTTGCCCTCTCTGTACTAAAACATGCATCTAGATAACATTTGCAGTTTAGTATGCATGTATTTTCGATTTATAATagataaatgaaaacatttataatAGTTCAGCAGACAATGTCTCAATGCGAGTTAActgtttcagaattttttttaatttttaaacctGATTTGATTTTCACTATGAGATTAAATGTTCTATACAATACAGTGAGTTGGAGTtttatattactttactttattttactttatttggcagacgcttttatccaaagcgacttacaatgggaagacaccagcaattctcgttcgatttctatagaatatcaagtatacaaactaggagccctgataaggcttagacttgtcattgaagaacatgctcggagagtgttgggtgctagactaagaaaaattataatgtatttatacattttgtatttgtttgttaaatgtgtatgcatgtgtatgtgttaaatttgtctgtaatatttttggaataagagggttttcaccttcttcttaaaagtggtggtagtctcggctagtcgtgtggaggagggcaggttgttccaccagccagggacaacaacggagaacagacatgattggaatcggagaccccgtgaagaaggaatttttagtctcctttcgtttgccgatctgagagagcgtgtaggagtgtatgtaggtagtagtgtgttgatgtaggagggcgcagttccatttacagccctgtaggcaagcatcaaggatttgaactcaatgcgagcagctaccgggagccagtggagggaggtaagaagaggtgtaacatgggtgtattttggctgattgaagatgagacgggctgccatattttggaccatctggagtggttttatggtgactgcagaggctccagccaggagagagttacagtagtcgagtttggagatgaccattgcctggacgaggagctgcgtagcctgttgtgagagaaaaggccgaatcttgcgaatgttgtagagagtgaacctgcaggatctggagatcgcagcaacatgatggttcaaactcagtttgttatctatccaaaccccaaggctttttgcagatgccgtgggtgttaacaatagcgatccaatttgaattgaaaggttttgctgaggagaattgttgcccggaaagatcagaatctcggttttggataggttgagttggaggtgtcgctcagacatccatgccgatatgtctgagaggcaggccgaaatttttgttgctatagtagcatcttctggtgctGGTTATATCATTAGAGTCTGCTGATATTCATCATTGTTCACATAAGAAtggacattcattcatttaaattaccTTGCAAGTAAACAGTTTATGCATGTGCCTGCAGTTTAATACTCTTGTGACATGCACATCGATTCACTAACTATTTCGGTGTACCAGCCACCATCTGTTTTGTTCACTGGTAGACAGTGGCTGATATAGGCACCAGAAGGAACAGGTATCGGAGAAGCACAAAATGGCAGTAAAAATTTAAAGAGTGATCATTGTTCAGCGTTTATGGATAAATcgattatatatgtatattaaataaaaagggaacacaaaaatgacattctagatctgaatgaatgaagtgttcttattaaatattttgttctttaaatagttgaatgtgctgacaaaatcacacaaaaatgattgatggaaatcaaatttaccAATCTGGATTTGAATTCATGCACCTCATTGGATTCATGCACCTTTGTGGCCTGATGGAGGTccttttgcagggctctggtgGTGCACCTCCTGTTCCTTCTTGCACAAAGGTAGAGGTAACAGTCCTGCTGcagggttgttgccctcctacagcctTCTCCACCTCTCCTGATGTGCTGgactgtctcctggtagcgcctccgtgttctggacactacactgacagacacagtaaaccttcttgccacagctcgcattgatgtgccatcctggatgagctggactacctgagccacttgtgtgggttgtagactccatctcatgctaccactagagtgaaagcaccgccagcattcaaaagtgaccattGTTTGATTTCACAGGGGTGTGAGTGTTTTTgagcagtgttgtgtgtgtatatataacacatatacacatacttACAGTATATACACAAGCTACCCATTTTTCTTCTAAAGCTACAGATCATCACGGCTGGTTTAACTGAAGTCTGTAATTAATGCAAGGCTTTTCAATCCTGTTACTGCAGCCCCCAAACAGAAACTTACAGTTGAAACCACATGGTTACATATACTagaaaaagacataaaatgaaacatttcctgTTTTACAGTTGGGGTCAAAATTAGCCTCCCTAATGAAATTAGACAACACTCTTGACTTCTCCTTGAAAATGACCATCAACaatttgtttgttattttggaaaaaatgtCCACTAAGTTTAATTTGGATATTTTATTGAGACACCGAGCTGAAACAATGGTGGGAGGTAAAAAGATTTTTAGCCCCCTGCCCATTAATAATCAACACTGTACcctttctgagccacaactATCACCAATCTCTTAGAATAGTACTTTACTAGTTTGGCTGCTGAGGGATTTTGGCCCATTTGTCTATTGTAAATTGTTCTACCTGGTACAAAGTGCAAAGTTTCCGAGCATGGACATTCACTCTGAGCACCCGCCACAGAtcctcaataggattgaggtctgggctctCTGTgggccactccaggatcttggttttggtatCATTGAAGAAATGTTGGACTAATTTCAacgtatgctttgggtcattgtcttgttggttgacaggcttgcctgtcagtatccgggattcagacacagtctcagtgtttaaatccaatctcaaaacctatctgttttctctggctttttgctaaagtcctagaccctcatttcacttgattttgacgcagtgtcaattataaagtccagtttatcacagacaaagttaaattcaccagttaggctgtcctagttaggccactgtagcaccaatataccattataaccacatatttcagtatcggttgtacagtgcaaccgtctgccgctgcttctgtttgtttttctccgagacacggaatcaagcacccagactactggcagaccccagtgatcagaccagcaaataaatcctggttcctgacaactgctttacaaggacaaaacatgaaacaaaccagagggtcaccacagccaccaccaccattacaactagagcttcagggatcttcaaatggaccagtaacctgtcaaagcccattgagacatactgtatgtgattttgggctatataagaaataaatgttgttgttgtgtttgttgttgaCCCAGCAATGACCCAAGACTAGACTATAAGTAGATTTTTACTGattctccctcaaaatgtcaacataatTTTATGATGATATACATCCAAACAAGACTCCCTGTGCCTGAGGCTGCAAAAGAGTCCCTCAGCATGAtgctcccaccaccatgttCTTCTGGGACGATGTTCCCTGAAGACCACCACGATGAAGAGCCCTCACAACTGTTTCTTGAAACATTGTTGTCTTGTCTGGAGTCAATCAACAATCATCTTCTTCCTCAGCTCCAGACTGGTTACCTTTATCTTTGGCATGGTGAGCAACAGTAATCCCTCTCATGAGTTCAAGTGCatgttttaaagtaaaattgaagtgattgtcattgtgaaacactgcagcacagcacatggtgcacacaacaaaagagtcctctgcatttaacccatcatccttggtgaacAGTCCCCGTTGGAACAGTATGCAGAGGTGGTACCTTGGTCAattggacctcagtggcagctggGTGATTCAGGACTCAAACCCGcaaaccttccaattacaaggggcagtggtggccaccaaggtgccactgagcaaagcaccgtccccacacatcatggctggccactgctcactaagggtgacgggttaaaagcagaggacacatttcattgtgtgcaccgtgtgctgtgctgcagtgtatcacaatgacaatcacttcacattcacaagTCTGCCTGCTTGCCTGTTATAATATGACTGCCCCTGAATGCTGATTAAATGTTGTTAGAAAGCCAAGGTGTGgtttcaaagctgattggttaattaatGTAGGTGtgtggatggtagtagcctagtgggtaacacactcgcctataaaccaggagacccaggttcaaatcccacttactaccattgtgtccctgagcaagacacttaaccctaagttgctccaggagggtactgtccctgaaactactgattgtaagtcgctctgaataagggtgcctgataaatgctgtaaatgtaaatgtatttaaagcaCACCTAAGAAGGGCTAATATTTTtgactattttttttactatatttgatataaagcatcttatattacaaaatgtaccaaaagctacaaaataaatagcaaataaatttcacaacaaaatataaaataaatgaaaaatgaccatgtcaaatgaataataataattgtatggTTTGTGTTTTAATCTGCCTGCATTTACTATTAATCCAAGACATCTTGTACAAATTATTAGACCAATACTGATCTCCACATGGAAAACTCCTGATCTAAGGagatatatacagtgggtattTTTCCTCAATGTAAAAATATTCCTATTCCTcaatatttagtagaagcatCCTTTTGTTCTAATGCAGCCATGAGTATTTTTGGGAAAgattttcacacctggatttgggggtCCTCTGCTATTCCTCTTTACAGATCCTCTCTAGTTcaggcaggttggatggtaaatgttggtggacagacattttaggtctctcctgagatctggctgggccattcaagaacagccagttgttgtgaagccactcctttatattagctgtgtgctcagggccattgtcttgttggaaggtaaacctttggcctagtctgaggtcctgagcactctggaggttttggtccaggatatccctgtaatTGGCCACATTAAtatttccctcgattgcaaccagtcgtcctgtccctgcagctgcaaaacaccccacacagcatgatgctgccacacCCTGCTTCACAAATGTACTAGACAGATGaccagtgcctggttttctccacacataccgcttagaattgaagttctatcttggtctcaccagaccaaaaaaaatcctatttcTCACCACTTGGTGTTTATCAGGTGTTTaacaaactccatgcaggctttcatctATCTTGCTCTTCAGGtggttcctttgacctcatgattctcaattgctctgacatgcattgtgagctatatggtcttatatagacaggggtgtggctttcctaatcaagtccaacaCAGAAGAtatagaaccatctcaaggacgagcagaagaaatggacagcacctgaatTAATTATATAAGTGTCACatcaaagggtctgaatacaaAGAATAATACTttcattgttaataaataatcaacaattctgtgtttttctgtcaatatggagtgctgtgtgtacattaatgaagaagtaaaaaagttattaaatgattttagcaaatggctgcaatatgacaaagataaaaaaaaaaaattcataccCACTGTATATCCATATATATCCATCCACCACCCTAACCCCATCCTCTTATtcaggtctgtctgtctgagccTGGTTGGCTGTTCACAGGAGCAAACAGTGAACCACTTCAGCTGGTCACCACACTGGTGCAGATTTCCAGCTCATGGGTAGTGGGGCCACAGGAATATGACCAGATATACAGATGGTATATAGCCCATTCTGAGCAGCTCAGAATTGTCTGGATGGCTGTGGAGCTCTGTTGACTGTGGACCTAAGCACTCAAGGACAAGGGTCCTCAAGTACCTCCCACCAATCTCTTTCAGGGTGAGAGGTACATTTTGAAAGACAATGTAAAAAGGCATATAAAATTTAGTGTTAATGTATGTTATCACACACATAGAATATTGTTGTCTTTGTCTGAATCATGCAGGTGATGAAGACTAAAACGAAAAATTAGGGAGGAAAAAAGCAGACTCtaaacatgaattaaatattatttatttaatgtacaaCAAATTCCTCACGGTGAATCCAGGTTTGTTCAATTGATGTTTTCAAGTCCCTAAAAAGAAGAAAGTTACAATTAAACTTTAGAAGCAACTTTTAAATCAGTAAAACTGCTAAATGTACAGTTAAGGATCATTTGGACAGCTTGGGTGTAAAGCCAGAACCAGTCTGGCGTAATATTAGTTAAGCTATTTACAAAGCTTCTGCACCAGCCACTTAAATGGACCATGGGTCCAGGAAAATATGCCGGTATATGGCTCTCTGGGAACAGTCTTTACTTGCAGCTACAAAACATTAGGGATTGTAggcatgtgtttttctttaattcCCTATTAATGTAGTTATTCACTACATCTTAtaagaaatatttttgttttatattgatTTTGGCAGACAGCTCATGTGATCAATCACAAAAGGATTCATGATACAGAAATCTCATTTCTGAAATTAGCTTTACAGTTAATAATTGTTTAAGGTTTAATTTACGCATTTTGGAACTGTCCAACATACAATGgggcaaaaaaagtatttgacagccaccaattgtgcaagttgttccacttaaaaagatgagaggtctAGAATTTTtacttcaactgtgagaaacaaaatgcaagtgatttatttgtataatggtgcagaaaataagcatGTAGCaccaacaaacaagcaagaattcttctttttttaacatgtatTAAATggcagtcagactccaacctccaccaagTAACTTGCACAATCaatggctgccaaatactttttttaccCCACTGTAGGTGAATTATGGATGTGTTCAAGTTCAGAAACGTAGTATTGGTGAACCTTGGAATTATAATGCTGATCAGTCCCGGAAATCCGTCTGTCCCTCTCCATCAGGTGCCATTGGTATGGTACACGGGCAACTCTCTTTTCctgtaaaataaaaccacaggGAATTAGTAAACTGCAGAATAAAACTAAGTTGTATTGTAACATGCATGCTATAACATGCATTCTGGGTTCAGCCATCTTTCAAAAAGATAGATTGCTCATCAGTCTCTTCCATTGGTCCATGCTTCACTGCTGATGTTCATGTGATTGGTGTACAGGGGTCTGCATGGCAACATTCCCAGTTTGCATTGAAAGATGTTCTGAAACCTTCATATAATCTTATAACTAGAATTAAGGATTTGTGCAATTTATATTCAAATTATAGAATTAtatccgtccccacacactgctccctgggcacctttcatggctgcccactgctcaccaagggtgatggctcgctactgttaacacccactgcgtctgcaaaaagccttggagtttgtattgacgacaaactgagtctgaaccatcacgttgttgggctgtaaatggaactgcaccctcctatatcaatacactactacctagctacactactgcatgccctctcagatcggcaaattaaatgagactgaaaattccctcttcacgaggtctccgattccaatcaactctattctccgttgttgtccctggctggtggaacaacctgccctcctccacatgactagccgagactaccaccacttttaagaagcagttgaaaacccgcttattcaaaaagtatttcagacatatctaacacttacacacgcacatgcgtacacactgcacaataaataaatatatatttttttcttcgtctagcacttaacaatctccgagcatgctctttgctgacaagttaggccttatcagggcaaaactcaaaatctatagcaatctaacgagaattgctggtgtcttcctcctgtaagtcgctttggataaaagcgtctgcaaaataatgtaaagtaaacagaggacacatttcgttgtgtgtttgATTCATATTTCATACAGCTTTTTCAGATACTGAATTTAACACATGTATTTATGATTTATTGGAATATACTGCATACTGAAATATGctgaaaattaaatattaaaacccCTCATTTAGGTGTGTCTGACTAGTCCCGCAGTTCTACAAAAAGACGAGGAGCTCCTGAAAGCTAAAAACAGAGGTCTTTCTGGAAGGTTGAGCTTACGATGAATATCTGTGGAATAACCAACCGCAGTAGAATACTAAACGTGCTTAGTATTCACCAGACCGCTCACGATGATACAACAGGCTCGATGGATCAGGCTTCAAAATCTCGCAAATTTCAACGGACGTCCGTTTCTATGTACACAGAAAAGCTGGATCCCGCTCACCTTTCCGCCGTTTGTGAACTTGTGGATCTGTGCAGTGGCGACCCCAGGAATGATCAAACAGGCCGTCATGATGGCAAAGCCAGGCAGAATCTCGTACCACATGGTTAAATTGCAACACCACAGAATACTAAGCAAAactgttggtttgttttgtctATTATTTCGCTGATTCCATGCACCTTAAGCGAAGATGTCGGCCGTCCGGACGAACCGAGGGTCATTCGATGACAACTTCCGAAAGGCGTCTTTAGTGGTTGCCATATATCGAAATAAATAAGCAGTATCCGCTTGCAGTCGGTGACATTTTGCAGGTGGAAGTCAAAGTGTGCCAAGCACAAGAAAGCTAAACTATGTCACTAACTATTTTCAGCAGGATAAAGGTAATATTTGCATGCCACTCTAAAAGACCatcataaattatataaataagcaGACTTGGCAACAAAGGCAACATTTTCTTCTTCGCCTTCTTAGCCCCTAACAGGAGAGACAAGGGCGCCATCTACTCACGGAAATACATATAACAATTGGATTTAACACGAATTAATCTAATGTCACCATTAGattttaatacaaattataGTAATATTTACCATTACTAAGTGCGTAAACAAATTCATACAAAACAGGTGCAAAGAATCTTGCTTTGATATTTCTCtctaagaagaaaaaaatgaatagttaatttaataaaacatgaatgtgTCAGCGTTTTGTCTTGTTAGTATTGCGAAAAAATAAAAGGTATGAAATTTGTGTATATTCTTTTGTATAGTACAGTAATATTGAACTAGTTGGAAAGTTGAGCGGATTGGccggatgaggaggaggaggaggagcagcagcagcagttaaCTCCGAAGCTTTCCGAACTCTGTTGTCATGAAAGAGGACAAGGAAAACGCCCGACCAAGGGAGAGGAAAGTAGAAATCAAATGTGACGAAAATGAGAAGACGGAGAAGGCgctgagagagaaaaaggagacTATGACCAAGGTGAACAGCTCTGGACTTTACCAGCTAACTAGCCTGCTAGCGTTAGCATGGTGCTATTTTTGTTCGGCGTTTTCTGCTTAATCAACCATAAACGGATATAAGTGTTCACGTATAACTGGATAATTTCGCCATCTTCTTATTGCTAGTAGGCGATTCTTGCGATTAATTCTTATCTGCGTAAGTTGTAAGTTAATATTAGCTTGGTGGCTAAACTCAACTTTAGTTTCATTTAGTCTTTTATTAGAGTTGATGTTGTTATGTTTAATATGTGTATTATTGAAGATATGTAGTTCGTGCTTTACCGAAGTAAACGTATTAATGATGATTATTTAGCCTTCTTCTCCATAATGAATCGCTGATTCTAATTTGTCTTACGATCTCAAGATCATCATCCGACGTCTACCACCTAGTTTAACCAAGGAGGATCTGGAAGAGCAGCTGCAGCCTCTTCCAGACGTGGACTACCTTGAGTTCTTCTCCAACGACACCAGGCAGGCTGCCCACCACATTATATTTGATCTGTCTTTTGAAAAATGATTAGATTTGTCATGCTGTTTTGTATCATGGTTGGTATCATTTTGTTCCTTGTTGCAGTCTTTACCCCCATCTGTACTCCAGGGCCTATATTAATTTCAAGAACCAAGAAGACATTGTGCTTTTTAGAGATCGCTTTGATGGATATGTTTTCATAGACAGCCGAGGTTAGTGcgaattttgtcatttttccagtggtctttttctctctggATCTATTTAATGTCATGGTTTATTTGCTGTggtctgtgtctgtttgcctTGAACTGGTGCATGTGTTTCAGGCCAAGAGTACCCTGCCATTGTTGAATTTGCACCATTCCAAAAAACTGCCAAAAGAAGGAGCAAGAAAAAGGATGCCAAATCTGGAACCATAAGTGAAGGTGGTGTTTGTGAGAAATTGTCTTGATGTTTGATGAAATTTCTTTGAATGAAATGTCATAGTTGAATGCAGATCCTGATTACAAGAGGTTTTTGGAGATCTACAACGGAGATGATGAGAAGTTGACCTCTACACCTGAGACTTTACTGGAGGAGATTGAAGCGAAAACAAAAGAGCTTGGTTGTGCGTACCCAGTAAAATATTGTACTCGCTATCCAGTGTGATGCTGATGAGACCGCTTATTGCAAAAACTTTTCATTCTATCTTTAGCCAAGAAAACTACGCCTCTGCTAGATTTCTTGAAGAATAAACAGGTATGAATATTAATGGTTGAATTTATAATGCAACAAAACATTTGTCTGCTCgttaaattacaatttaaagTGTGTATTTTATCTTTTCTCCACAGAGAataagagaggagaagaaagaggagaggaggaggcgaGAGTTGGAACGGAAACGTCAGCGCGATGAAGAGCGGCGCAAATGGAGGGAAGAAGACCGGAGGAAGCGAAAGGAGATGGAGAAATTCAAGAAAGGGGAGAAACCTTCTGAAAAGAAACTGGATCAGGGCAAAGAGGAGCCCAAGATCAAGGTATAGTAGAGGATCAGGCAACCAGCCTGTTCGAACCAGCTTGTCAATGGCAACTGGCTTGCGCAGTCATTAACAAAAAGTTTCAGACTGAGATTTTAATGTCGTACATCACAAATACATTgaaatgttataaataaaagTCTATACAATTCCCTTAACCTGTCTTTAACCAATACATATGTGCCTTATTGTAGCTTTTAAAGAAACCAGATAAAGGAGATGATGGGGATTCTgaaaaactgaaagaaaaagtgaagaaaaCTGACAGAGAGAAGTTGAAAGAGGACAGAGCTTTAGGATCAGCTGATATGAAAAAGCGTCAAAATGGTGAAAGTCGTGAGGACCGGTCAAGAAAGTGAgtggtttttttgtttgtttttaagtgaagagattgtcattgtgtcgctgtgctgcagtgaatcacaatgaaaggtgtcctctgcaatggtgagcagtgggcatccatgaaaggagtgtgtgggaacagtgtgtaagtgtgttctGACAATGACAAAAGAAATCAACCTTATTAGACCATATCATGGACTAATTATGTGCTGATAATACTCTTTGTCCAGAATAGTTAGAGAGATTAAGAAGATGTTTGTGTCTCACCTCACACTCATATTAATACACAGTTTCTTTTTCCTTACTTTACGTGTTTTAACAGGTTTACTTGGTTCACaatgtccatttttttcagGTTGGATGAGGAAGGTCGGAAAGACTACAGGGACTGGGATccggacagagagagggagcagcGAGATCGCGACagggagcgagaaagagagcGTCGACAGAAGGAGAAGGAACGTATCAGGAGACAGGATGAGGAACGCAGAAGGAAGAGGGAACGTCATGATGGGgaaaacacttttaaaaaacGAGAGGAAGAGGGCAGAAAGGATAAAGATCAtgcctgggaaaaaaaaaagaatgacaaCA of the Denticeps clupeoides chromosome 18, fDenClu1.1, whole genome shotgun sequence genome contains:
- the ndufa1 gene encoding NADH dehydrogenase [ubiquinone] 1 alpha subcomplex subunit 1 — encoded protein: MWYEILPGFAIMTACLIIPGVATAQIHKFTNGGKEKRVARVPYQWHLMERDRRISGTDQHYNSKGLENIN
- the upf3b gene encoding regulator of nonsense transcripts 3B: MKEDKENARPRERKVEIKCDENEKTEKALREKKETMTKIIIRRLPPSLTKEDLEEQLQPLPDVDYLEFFSNDTSLYPHLYSRAYINFKNQEDIVLFRDRFDGYVFIDSRGQEYPAIVEFAPFQKTAKRRSKKKDAKSGTISEDPDYKRFLEIYNGDDEKLTSTPETLLEEIEAKTKELGSKKTTPLLDFLKNKQRIREEKKEERRRRELERKRQRDEERRKWREEDRRKRKEMEKFKKGEKPSEKKLDQGKEEPKIKLLKKPDKGDDGDSEKLKEKVKKTDREKLKEDRALGSADMKKRQNGESREDRSRKLDEEGRKDYRDWDPDREREQRDRDRERERERRQKEKERIRRQDEERRRKRERHDGENTFKKREEEGRKDKDHAWEKKKNDNSESGMHGERHEKSSKDLRKEDCPKRDRLRNKDRPAIQLYQPGARSRKRTGSDDHQAVEKKVEGDKSPQEKAAE